CCAGCTCAGCTGGCCTCACCTCGCTCTTTTCGCCCGGTCATCTTATTAATGAAAGCAAAGCTGAGCTTTGCCCGCATTATTCTATGACCGAGCTGAGCTCGGTGGAGGCCCGGGCGGGAGTTGCACCCACGCATAGGAGTTTTGCAGACTCCTGCCTTACTACTTGGCTACCGGGCCGCGTAAATATCCCAAAGACGCTCCTATTTTTATCATTTACGCCGAAACTGCGCAACCCTTGATCAAACGCCCTGACCGGAATCCGCGTCTTCTGCTATAATTTAAACGAATTTCTATCATTATATGGCCAAAAAATACGCTATCGGCGTCGATATCGGCGGCACGAAGATCCAGGCGGCGCTCATCCTGGGTCACCGCGTGATCAAACGTTTCCGCGTGCCGACGGAAGCCAAGCGCGGCCGGGAGGTCATTTTGAGCAATATCGCCCGCGCCATCAAAGAAGTCTGGACGCCCAAAGTCGGTTTCATCGGCATCGGCATCGCCGGCCTCGTCAACCACGAGAAAGGCGTCTTCGTCGAGGGTCCGAACTTTCCGCGCTCGTTCCGCCAGATACCCTTGGCGCGCCTGATCAAAGCCAAATTCGGCGTCCCGGCCAGGGTTGACAATGACGTGCGTTGCTTTACACTGGGCGAGACCCTTTTCGGCGCTGCTAAAAGCCGCCTTAACGTGATCGGTCTGACCATCGGCACCGGCATCGGCGGCGGCATTGTCCTCGCGGGCCGGGTCTATCGCGGCCGCGACAACGCCGCCGGCGAACTCGGCCACACGATCGTTGATCTCAGCTCCAAGGCGAGCTGCAGCTGCGGCCGCGTCGGCCACTTCGAAGCCCTGGCCGCCGGACCGGCGATCATGAATCTGTTCAAGAAGCGGACCAGCAAATGGCTG
The sequence above is a segment of the Patescibacteria group bacterium genome. Coding sequences within it:
- a CDS encoding ROK family protein — encoded protein: MAKKYAIGVDIGGTKIQAALILGHRVIKRFRVPTEAKRGREVILSNIARAIKEVWTPKVGFIGIGIAGLVNHEKGVFVEGPNFPRSFRQIPLARLIKAKFGVPARVDNDVRCFTLGETLFGAAKSRLNVIGLTIGTGIGGGIVLAGRVYRGRDNAAGELGHTIVDLSSKASCSCGRVGHFEALAAGPAIMNLFKKRTSKWLLATDIEKLAKKGDHVAAQTLTEASERLGIGVASIVQALNPDIVVIGGGVSRVRSLWPNLIRTFKKSVTFPILRSTPIVPARLGDDANVIGAALLQKQP